From Achromobacter spanius, a single genomic window includes:
- a CDS encoding SDR family oxidoreductase — translation MSTEKVAILTAAGSGMGAAAARKLAADGYRVAILSSSGKGAALAQELGGLGVTGSNRSTEDLTRLVDATMQKWGRVDAVVNSAGHGPKGPLLEISDDDWHLGMEFYLLNVVRITRLVAPVMKQQQSGAIVNISTYATFEPEALFPTSGVFRAGLAAFTKVFTDEYAQHNVRMNNVLPGFIDSLPEKEDRRVRIPMGRYGTAQEVADLIAFLASSASSYITGQNIRIDGGITRSV, via the coding sequence ATGAGCACGGAAAAAGTGGCGATCCTCACGGCGGCCGGCAGCGGCATGGGTGCGGCGGCGGCGCGCAAGCTGGCGGCGGACGGCTACCGCGTGGCCATCCTGTCCTCGTCCGGCAAGGGCGCGGCGTTGGCGCAGGAACTGGGCGGGCTGGGCGTCACCGGGTCCAACCGCTCGACCGAAGACCTGACCCGGCTGGTTGACGCCACGATGCAGAAGTGGGGCCGTGTCGATGCGGTGGTCAACAGCGCCGGCCATGGTCCCAAGGGCCCGCTGCTGGAGATCAGCGACGACGACTGGCACCTGGGCATGGAGTTCTACCTGCTGAACGTCGTGCGCATCACTCGCCTTGTCGCGCCGGTGATGAAGCAGCAGCAGTCCGGCGCCATCGTCAACATTTCCACCTACGCCACCTTCGAACCGGAAGCGCTGTTTCCGACGTCGGGCGTGTTCCGCGCGGGCCTGGCCGCCTTCACCAAGGTGTTCACCGACGAATACGCGCAGCACAACGTGCGCATGAACAACGTGCTGCCCGGTTTCATCGACAGCCTGCCCGAAAAGGAAGACCGCCGCGTGCGCATTCCGATGGGCCGCTACGGCACGGCGCAAGAGGTGGCCGACCTGATCGCGTTCCTGGCGTCGAGCGCGTCGTCCTACATCACCGGCCAGAACATCCGCATCGACGGCGGCATCACGCGTTCCGTGTGA
- a CDS encoding DUF1800 domain-containing protein, giving the protein MTATPSAAAQQSASPTPGQASRFLAQATFGPTPADIDAVVRVGYAAWLDAQLAMAPSQTHFDWLLQKNRNTEAFKGNGINAPLESTLWRKFISAPDQVRTRVAFSLSEIFVVGVSSITASWPLFGAAGFMDLLAKHALGNYQDLLTAVTQNLSMGCMLTYRGNRKEDPKTGRHPDENYAREVMQLFSIGLLVLEQDGTVKMVNGAPVETYTNADVQGLAKVFTGWDINGPETNVEFHRRPMALNNALHSMAEKRFLGAVIPPGTDGHLSLKRAMEVISAHPNVGPFIGMQLIQRMVTSNPSPAYVGRVSAVFDDDGTGQRGNLKAVVRAILLDPEARQPDLASPHWGKVREPILRFSGWARAFGATSTNGEWAMPDTTDNTIRLAQSPMRSATVFNFFRPRYVPPVTELARRHLVAPELQITDETSIAGYLNFLAIYADRGWEDLQTSYTPEIALAKDPEALVARVVLLLAGDAFSARTAASIAKAVATLPPDRPRDRVRAAIMLVAATPEYLVQK; this is encoded by the coding sequence ATGACCGCTACGCCGTCAGCGGCTGCGCAGCAGTCCGCTTCCCCCACCCCCGGCCAGGCTTCGCGCTTTCTGGCGCAGGCGACGTTCGGACCCACCCCGGCCGACATCGACGCCGTCGTGCGCGTCGGCTACGCGGCGTGGCTGGACGCGCAGCTGGCGATGGCGCCGTCGCAGACGCACTTCGACTGGCTGCTGCAAAAGAACCGGAACACCGAAGCCTTCAAGGGCAACGGCATCAACGCGCCGCTGGAATCCACGTTGTGGCGCAAGTTCATCAGCGCGCCCGACCAGGTGCGCACGCGGGTGGCGTTTTCGCTGTCCGAGATCTTTGTCGTTGGCGTGTCGTCCATCACGGCGTCGTGGCCGCTTTTTGGCGCGGCGGGCTTCATGGATCTCTTGGCCAAGCACGCGCTAGGCAACTACCAGGACCTGCTTACCGCCGTGACGCAGAACCTGTCGATGGGCTGCATGCTGACCTATCGCGGCAACCGCAAGGAAGATCCCAAGACGGGCCGCCACCCCGACGAAAACTATGCGCGCGAGGTGATGCAGCTGTTCAGCATCGGCCTGCTGGTGCTGGAGCAGGACGGCACGGTGAAAATGGTCAACGGCGCCCCCGTCGAAACCTACACCAACGCCGACGTGCAGGGGTTGGCCAAAGTCTTCACGGGCTGGGACATCAACGGGCCGGAGACGAACGTGGAGTTCCACCGCCGTCCCATGGCGCTGAACAACGCGTTGCACTCGATGGCGGAAAAGCGCTTCCTGGGCGCGGTCATCCCACCCGGCACGGACGGCCACCTGTCGCTCAAGCGCGCCATGGAGGTCATCAGCGCCCATCCCAACGTCGGCCCCTTCATCGGCATGCAGCTCATCCAGCGCATGGTCACCAGCAATCCCAGCCCCGCGTACGTGGGCCGCGTGTCGGCCGTGTTCGACGACGACGGCACGGGCCAGCGCGGCAACCTGAAGGCCGTGGTGCGCGCCATTCTGCTGGATCCCGAGGCGCGCCAGCCGGACCTTGCTTCGCCGCATTGGGGCAAGGTGCGCGAGCCCATCCTGCGCTTCTCGGGCTGGGCCCGCGCGTTCGGGGCCACCTCCACCAATGGCGAATGGGCCATGCCGGACACGACGGACAACACGATCCGGCTGGCACAGAGTCCGATGCGGTCGGCCACGGTGTTCAACTTCTTCCGGCCGCGCTACGTGCCGCCGGTCACCGAACTGGCCCGCCGCCATCTGGTCGCACCGGAACTGCAGATCACGGACGAGACCAGCATTGCGGGCTACCTGAATTTCCTGGCGATCTACGCGGACCGCGGCTGGGAGGACCTGCAGACGAGCTATACGCCCGAGATCGCGCTGGCCAAGGACCCTGAAGCGCTGGTGGCGCGCGTCGTGCTGCTGCTGGCGGGCGACGCCTTCAGCGCGCGCACGGCGGCGTCCATTGCGAAGGCCGTGGCCACGCTGCCGCCGGACCGCCCGCGCGACCGGGTTCGCGCCGCCATCATGCTGGTGGCCGCCACGCCCGAATACCTGGTGCAGAAATGA